DNA sequence from the Ammoniphilus sp. CFH 90114 genome:
ACAGGAATGAGCTTGGGGAAGATCGCGACTTTTACCGAGGATGGCTGCTTACTCATAAGTAACAATTCGGAGTTCGAGATCCACCAAATCTTACAGAAGAGAATCGATATGCTAGATCAGCATATTCATCTGCTGGATCAACAAATGAAGCAGTTGGAGATGGTGAAGGAAATCGCGCAAAGAAAAAGCGCACTTTATTCGACGATGTTGAAAGAAGGCGCATTGAACAATGATGGATTATAGGAGATAGGCGGCTGCCAAGATGGCTCCGCCTTGATTTACCTCAACACCCGAAAAGCCTCTGCCACTTTACGTGCAAAAGATAACGGAGGTTCGACGGATTGAAAGTGAACATATAAGATATTGGGTTTGGCGTAAAGCCAATGGTTATGCAGGGCACTTATAATGATCCCATTTCGAACTAAGATGTTGATAAAGTAAGGGACTTCTTCTTCAAGAATCACGGTTTCCCCCATATTCAGCGCATTTCCTTCATGATCCAATGATTCAAACATAACCTCCGCATGAAGTTCTCCACGACTAGGCCGACCTTGAATGGTGACCTTTAGATCACGATGAAACTCTACCGAGCACACCCCATGTTCCACTTTTGGCTCAGCTTTTAGGATTTGACCGTATTGTTGACAAAGTGTGTTGAAATCCAGCATAAGAAATATGAAACCTCCATTCGTCACTTTTATACAATGTATGCCTGGGGCATTCGATTGGCGTTAGAGGAAATGTAGGTTATAATTAACTGAAAAGATAAAATATTTTTGCGGATAATTTGTGGCATTAAGCTGGTTTGCCATGGCATATATAACAATATGAAGTTTCAAAGAATTGGACAAACCTGGGGCCATTAAAACTTTGAATAGAATAAGGGGAATGCTGCTATGAGTACATTTGAGGATCTGGGATTCAGTAAAGTAGACATTGAACGGGAAAGTAGAACAGGCTATCCTGAAGTCATTTTCGGTCAGGGGAAAACGGTGGATCAGGTGCAAGCTATTTTTTCTGCCCTAGTTGCAGCTCATGGACGAGCAATGGTAACAAGAGCATCAAAGGAAATGGCAGATTCGATCCAAAGCGCTTTTCCAGAAGCGATATATCGCCCCACTTCGAAAATTCTGACATGGGGAGAACCCACTCAGAAGTATGCTGGTAA
Encoded proteins:
- a CDS encoding MerR family transcriptional regulator; its protein translation is MYSIGEISKLTGITAYTLRYYEKIGVLPEPRRQDGKRCYDDQDLQYVRFIHGLKETGMSLGKIATFTEDGCLLISNNSEFEIHQILQKRIDMLDQHIHLLDQQMKQLEMVKEIAQRKSALYSTMLKEGALNNDGL
- a CDS encoding DUF1259 domain-containing protein gives rise to the protein MLDFNTLCQQYGQILKAEPKVEHGVCSVEFHRDLKVTIQGRPSRGELHAEVMFESLDHEGNALNMGETVILEEEVPYFINILVRNGIIISALHNHWLYAKPNILYVHFQSVEPPLSFARKVAEAFRVLR